From the Paenibacillus sp. FSL H8-0548 genome, one window contains:
- a CDS encoding transcription initiation factor TFIID, with protein sequence MRIVLDQYAADYSAAEQKLSGLEDDQSSIYYPTVFLFIGDEAEEAIAPMIRSNEQRWDNNAGVVYFHVCTGETAAALAKEDEGKRIKSSQKVMRVSLAGVTAGQGDSRTKRKDIGAAFHEEGSHLVQLNRALRQVSDRIADYGRLYASFDRLQLAVITRVDDPLNVLVPEISLLAKSIFLLLFKSVQMDMYALIQEREQAETFGYGSAAGISFLRELDGMQRPDYSYSAQLQVTGDGLAIPVIHNSSPLFDLVYVLSDRNERGMTTQNGMLDNYEIICHILLLKNRKRKDAQLQSNEVSYNNSSFKNSLMAESGRQGFVSAGLAKVKRPNYSIALTVLYHFFKQLKLRLQSSPELGSKEKLAFFGLDAPAMEARLAGIVPSEEQLVDMQGLLTSGIKFEQIRRMSLREAEEALFSDSCATFFHKHFTSAAEERMGAVKAAEELQRTVSQRLKEHPEISFYQVAEWSGEQQESGSTVEAVRARMRDLVREIDLAGEELERTREMRVEDLKFKRLPLLDKQNLRSFIRVFLDTVYQLKWHLLRLETELAMYRRFAGELNRLHETYQASVEQMAGLEHELKETALQSIRVADEYIGQNIFDYYERVTENVMKEFEEKRGTAAFFENALASSVRQLLEQGDIPFVERLISICRKHILTAEPFAQTFEEELLLRANVSIAYSNRKALSRDELFHKLYRMLEENAVIHTRLLDYTHEHRYEEKYLFGDRESEFIRYALGVDETSRIYKLGCVHEKRSSGVEKLNLMGGFHLDDLMYYRNGKVYYETYMQNGYEFHALDPSLLPKLR encoded by the coding sequence ATGAGAATAGTGCTGGATCAATACGCGGCCGATTATTCGGCCGCAGAACAGAAGCTAAGCGGCCTTGAGGATGATCAGAGCAGTATTTATTATCCAACTGTCTTTTTATTTATTGGCGATGAGGCAGAAGAAGCTATTGCCCCGATGATTCGCTCGAATGAGCAGAGATGGGATAACAATGCCGGAGTTGTATACTTTCATGTATGCACAGGAGAAACAGCGGCAGCACTCGCCAAGGAGGATGAAGGCAAGCGTATTAAATCCTCTCAAAAGGTTATGCGGGTTTCACTGGCTGGCGTTACTGCGGGTCAAGGCGACAGCCGAACAAAGCGCAAGGATATCGGAGCAGCCTTCCATGAAGAAGGAAGCCATCTGGTGCAGCTTAACCGAGCATTGCGGCAGGTTAGCGATAGAATAGCGGATTATGGACGTCTGTACGCCTCCTTCGATCGCCTTCAGCTAGCTGTCATTACGAGGGTAGATGATCCTTTAAACGTGCTCGTGCCTGAAATATCGCTGCTTGCCAAATCGATTTTTCTGCTGCTGTTCAAATCGGTGCAAATGGATATGTACGCATTAATTCAGGAACGGGAGCAAGCGGAGACGTTCGGGTATGGCAGCGCGGCTGGAATTAGCTTCTTGCGTGAGCTGGACGGCATGCAGCGGCCTGATTATTCGTACTCCGCGCAGCTGCAAGTGACAGGAGACGGTTTAGCGATCCCCGTTATTCACAACTCGTCTCCGTTGTTTGATCTTGTCTATGTATTATCTGACCGCAACGAGCGTGGAATGACGACTCAGAACGGGATGCTGGATAATTATGAAATCATTTGCCACATTTTGCTGCTCAAAAACAGGAAGAGGAAGGATGCGCAGCTGCAGTCTAATGAGGTAAGCTACAACAATTCCTCCTTCAAGAACAGCTTGATGGCCGAATCTGGAAGGCAGGGCTTCGTCTCTGCTGGACTAGCCAAGGTGAAGCGTCCTAACTATTCAATTGCTTTGACGGTGCTTTATCACTTCTTCAAGCAATTGAAGCTGAGGCTGCAAAGCAGCCCTGAGCTCGGCAGCAAGGAGAAGCTGGCATTTTTCGGACTTGATGCGCCGGCGATGGAGGCGAGATTGGCTGGTATCGTACCAAGCGAGGAGCAGCTCGTCGATATGCAGGGGCTCTTAACAAGCGGGATCAAGTTCGAACAGATTCGGCGCATGTCGCTGCGCGAGGCTGAGGAAGCACTGTTCAGCGATAGCTGCGCCACCTTCTTTCATAAGCATTTCACTAGCGCAGCGGAAGAGCGCATGGGGGCTGTGAAAGCGGCCGAGGAGCTGCAGCGCACCGTTAGTCAAAGGCTGAAGGAGCATCCGGAAATTAGCTTCTATCAGGTAGCTGAATGGAGCGGCGAGCAGCAGGAGTCTGGAAGTACGGTGGAGGCTGTTCGCGCTCGTATGCGCGATTTGGTTAGAGAAATTGATTTGGCGGGCGAGGAGCTTGAGCGAACCCGTGAAATGCGAGTCGAGGATTTGAAATTCAAGCGGCTTCCGCTGCTGGACAAGCAAAACCTGCGTTCCTTTATACGAGTATTTCTTGACACCGTTTATCAACTGAAGTGGCATCTGCTGCGTTTGGAGACAGAGCTTGCGATGTATCGACGATTTGCTGGTGAGCTGAATCGACTGCACGAGACGTATCAGGCTAGCGTGGAGCAAATGGCTGGTTTAGAGCATGAGCTTAAGGAGACGGCGCTGCAAAGCATCCGTGTCGCAGATGAATATATCGGGCAGAACATTTTCGATTATTATGAGCGTGTAACCGAGAATGTGATGAAGGAGTTTGAGGAGAAGCGCGGCACAGCGGCGTTTTTTGAGAACGCATTGGCGAGCAGCGTTAGGCAGCTGTTGGAGCAGGGAGATATCCCATTCGTAGAGCGATTGATTAGTATTTGCCGCAAGCATATTTTGACCGCTGAGCCCTTTGCTCAGACCTTTGAGGAAGAGCTGCTGCTGCGGGCGAACGTATCGATTGCTTACAGCAATCGCAAAGCATTATCGAGGGACGAGCTGTTCCACAAGCTTTACCGCATGCTGGAGGAAAATGCTGTTATTCATACAAGGCTGCTCGATTATACACATGAGCATCGTTATGAGGAGAAATATTTGTTTGGAGATCGGGAAAGCGAGTTTATTCGCTATGCTCTTGGCGTGGACGAAACGTCGCGCATCTATAAGCTCGGCTGTGTGCATGAGAAGCGCAGCAGCGGGGTTGAGAAGCTGAACCTTATGGGCGGCTTTCATTTAGATGATTTAATGTACTATCGGAACGGCAAAGTCTATTACGAAACCTATATGCAGAACGGGTACGAGTTTCACGCGCTTGATCCCTCCCTTCTGCCTAAGCTTCGCTGA
- a CDS encoding vWA domain-containing protein — protein MQRKINWLLLLFSLIGGTVGFAIGEIILGALLESWPRFVVAGLYFGVLALCIGLSCLIAEMIAPRLNGSSWRARYTGLSWQLLVPATLVLLFAVGALLQLLYGLHFGGSKQVKDIVLVIDNSGSMLETDPENERYTAAKQLIENMKDDKRVAVVVFSNTAELLQPFVSVKSQAEKDEVNAAIDALEPTDGGTNFSLALAETMKTIESKKYAERGTMVILLSDGFSESNISRQLEAYQAQQVVVNTVGLSVVDARGTALLQQIADSTGGSYYDVSEAGGIALVFQNIYNKLDNRTLITDRTGVMEHSTFYTLLRILSLAIIGAAIGVSLGLMFDNRFLALSFGAGGIVSGLLAGFILEYGLSGHAFSDGFIRFIAILVLAAIIGAFTLIVPVRESSSLKPRSGGRSGGKKAEPSSTGFSGRAKDSRSHGF, from the coding sequence ATGCAACGAAAAATAAATTGGCTGCTTCTGCTGTTCAGCTTAATTGGCGGTACAGTGGGGTTCGCAATCGGCGAGATTATACTAGGCGCGCTGCTCGAGAGCTGGCCGCGCTTTGTCGTCGCAGGTCTCTACTTTGGCGTTCTTGCGCTCTGCATCGGGCTGTCCTGCTTGATTGCCGAGATGATTGCGCCTCGTTTGAACGGTTCTTCCTGGCGAGCGCGTTATACAGGCTTATCGTGGCAGCTGCTCGTACCAGCTACACTGGTGCTGCTGTTTGCGGTTGGAGCGCTGCTGCAGCTTCTTTACGGGCTGCATTTCGGCGGCAGCAAGCAGGTAAAGGATATCGTGCTCGTCATAGACAACTCGGGGAGCATGCTGGAGACAGACCCGGAAAACGAGCGCTATACGGCTGCTAAGCAGCTGATTGAAAACATGAAGGACGATAAACGAGTGGCTGTAGTCGTCTTCAGCAATACAGCCGAATTGCTGCAGCCCTTCGTTTCTGTGAAGTCGCAGGCTGAGAAGGATGAAGTGAATGCGGCGATTGATGCGCTTGAGCCGACGGATGGCGGAACCAATTTTAGCCTAGCGCTGGCGGAGACGATGAAGACGATTGAGAGCAAAAAATATGCAGAGCGCGGCACGATGGTTATTTTGCTGTCCGATGGGTTCAGTGAATCTAATATCAGTCGGCAGCTTGAAGCCTATCAAGCACAGCAGGTAGTCGTCAATACGGTTGGCCTTAGTGTCGTAGATGCTAGAGGCACAGCTTTGCTTCAGCAAATCGCGGATTCTACCGGAGGAAGCTATTACGATGTATCAGAAGCAGGTGGAATAGCGCTCGTCTTCCAAAATATATACAACAAGCTTGATAATCGGACCCTCATAACGGACCGTACAGGTGTGATGGAGCATAGTACGTTCTACACGCTGCTGCGGATTTTATCATTAGCCATTATCGGTGCAGCTATTGGAGTATCGCTGGGGTTAATGTTCGACAATCGTTTCCTTGCGCTAAGCTTTGGCGCTGGAGGCATCGTCTCAGGCTTGCTGGCTGGATTTATTTTGGAATATGGATTATCCGGGCATGCGTTCTCAGATGGCTTCATTCGCTTTATAGCGATCCTTGTACTGGCGGCAATTATTGGTGCATTTACGCTTATTGTACCGGTTAGAGAGAGCAGCAGCCTTAAGCCGCGCAGTGGCGGAAGAAGCGGTGGCAAGAAGGCTGAGCCTTCCTCTACAGGCTTCAGCGGGCGGGCAAAGGACAGCCGCAGCCATGGATTTTAA
- a CDS encoding DUF6886 family protein — protein sequence MLYHFSEDSSIKLFVPRENQNIPGSQPVVWAIDEENEYSYYVPRDCPRIVCRRTEETTEEHVQLFFNHTSAHTIVTVESGWYTKIAEQMLYRYHFHEDSFELMDKTAGYYVSHQTVIPLQVEPIDRLMDRLLEKGIELRFTPNLYPLRDAILASSFGDFGIYRFRNAKK from the coding sequence ATGTTATATCATTTTAGCGAGGATAGCAGCATTAAATTATTTGTGCCACGAGAAAATCAAAATATACCAGGCAGTCAGCCCGTCGTATGGGCGATTGACGAAGAGAATGAATATTCATATTATGTTCCAAGGGACTGTCCCCGCATTGTTTGCAGGAGAACGGAAGAGACGACTGAGGAGCATGTACAGTTATTTTTCAATCATACGTCTGCGCATACAATCGTTACAGTGGAAAGTGGTTGGTATACAAAAATCGCCGAGCAAATGTTGTATAGATATCACTTTCATGAGGATAGCTTTGAACTTATGGATAAAACAGCGGGTTATTATGTATCACATCAAACGGTTATACCATTACAGGTAGAGCCGATAGATCGTTTAATGGATCGACTTTTGGAAAAAGGCATCGAATTAAGATTTACCCCTAATCTCTATCCGCTTCGCGATGCTATATTAGCTTCAAGCTTTGGAGATTTTGGAATATATCGGTTCCGTAATGCAAAAAAATAA
- a CDS encoding DHHW family protein, translating to MNKKTDRAFVWGFVSILFALSLLFFVLPVQVFSDVENRTLQQAPKLTWENLWSKKFSDESESYVTDHFPFRTGWVWSKSLLEQLRLQQENNGIYKGSDGYLFEKFNEPSSAELLEYTAAVKKYALNHPDANVTFMLAPTSIGLYPERLPWLAEAYPQTNVNSLIADQVQGSLSFINGFDFLRPAASGSKPIYYKTDHHWTTYGAYLAYAAYAKNMGWTPAVETDFDIKTVTDSFLGSYHTRSQFSGLDADAIQAYLPKNSFATEMYVADTDQTLSSMYDPSYLAKKDKYSYFLGGVHALLTLKTELTPGTADLDKLLVIKDSYAHSFLPFLTQHVEQIHVIDIRYYNGSISDYMAENGIKDVLLLFNTTTFITERNLLKLKY from the coding sequence ATGAACAAGAAGACGGATCGCGCTTTTGTATGGGGCTTCGTCAGTATTCTGTTTGCCCTGTCGTTATTATTTTTTGTGCTGCCTGTGCAAGTATTCTCCGACGTAGAAAATCGCACACTGCAGCAAGCACCCAAGCTTACTTGGGAGAACCTTTGGTCCAAGAAGTTTTCGGATGAATCCGAAAGCTATGTGACCGATCATTTCCCTTTCCGGACGGGCTGGGTTTGGTCAAAATCATTACTGGAGCAGCTTCGGCTGCAGCAGGAAAATAACGGCATTTACAAGGGCTCGGATGGCTATTTATTCGAAAAGTTCAATGAGCCGAGTTCCGCAGAGCTCTTGGAATATACAGCGGCGGTAAAGAAATATGCGCTAAATCATCCCGATGCAAATGTAACCTTTATGCTGGCGCCTACCTCTATCGGCCTTTATCCCGAGCGTTTGCCTTGGCTCGCCGAAGCTTATCCGCAAACGAACGTAAACAGCCTTATTGCTGATCAGGTCCAGGGCAGCTTATCGTTTATCAACGGCTTTGACTTTCTGCGTCCGGCTGCCAGCGGCTCCAAGCCGATCTACTACAAAACAGATCACCACTGGACAACCTATGGCGCTTATCTGGCTTATGCTGCTTACGCAAAGAACATGGGCTGGACGCCCGCTGTTGAAACGGATTTTGATATTAAAACCGTTACCGATTCGTTTCTTGGCAGCTATCATACGCGCAGTCAATTCAGCGGATTGGACGCGGATGCCATACAAGCCTATTTACCGAAAAATAGTTTCGCTACTGAAATGTACGTTGCGGATACCGATCAAACGCTCAGCAGCATGTATGATCCGAGCTACTTAGCGAAAAAGGATAAATACTCTTATTTTCTCGGCGGCGTGCATGCGTTATTAACGCTTAAAACCGAGCTTACACCTGGCACAGCTGACCTAGATAAGCTGCTGGTCATCAAGGATTCTTATGCGCACAGCTTCCTGCCATTCCTTACGCAGCATGTGGAACAAATTCATGTCATCGATATTCGCTACTATAATGGCAGCATCAGCGACTACATGGCGGAAAACGGGATTAAGGATGTGCTTCTGCTCTTTAATACAACAACGTTTATAACCGAACGGAATTTGTTGAAGCTGAAATATTAA
- a CDS encoding beta-mannanase, whose translation MRFMDAEAASPMISGLTRTMEEDRCTLRWIWPRDLDAVYIGKVSAEQAEISGENAANMKLYTKAEYKANNGYHIRIEGFGRYIFTVYACLEGSGGPQLILQQNRENRIEISAGKAKIYYSISDKSGFFRKLKTIQIQVTPEVPIAKDVLCYVKKQGGYPANKEDGLQYPFVAPFAAGKNVLPAIEVGKQDYIRLFFTDGRAYGQMYELISV comes from the coding sequence ATGCGTTTTATGGATGCGGAGGCGGCTTCTCCTATGATCAGCGGCTTGACCCGTACTATGGAGGAGGACCGCTGTACGCTGCGCTGGATTTGGCCGCGTGATTTAGACGCGGTCTATATTGGGAAGGTATCTGCTGAGCAGGCGGAGATTAGCGGTGAGAACGCTGCAAATATGAAGCTGTACACGAAGGCGGAATATAAAGCGAACAACGGCTATCATATCCGAATCGAGGGCTTCGGGCGATATATTTTCACCGTATATGCTTGCTTGGAAGGGAGCGGCGGCCCGCAGCTTATCCTTCAGCAGAATCGTGAGAACAGAATAGAAATCAGTGCCGGCAAGGCTAAAATATATTATTCAATTTCTGACAAGAGCGGTTTTTTTCGAAAGCTCAAAACGATTCAAATTCAGGTTACGCCAGAAGTGCCGATCGCCAAGGATGTACTCTGCTATGTGAAGAAGCAAGGCGGTTACCCTGCGAATAAAGAGGACGGCTTGCAGTATCCCTTCGTTGCGCCGTTCGCGGCGGGAAAAAATGTTCTGCCAGCCATTGAGGTTGGCAAACAGGACTATATTCGATTGTTTTTCACAGATGGCCGAGCCTATGGGCAAATGTACGAGCTGATTTCAGTATAA
- a CDS encoding tubulin-like doman-containing protein has translation MKPIVREHIQQLDVSLGGGIVSEKIRVDTIDNPILIIGLGGTGIDALLRLKYQINRRFKLPEDPVSKRKMEKPSNVEFLAFETNEQDRNKKYKGIGLDPINEFVLLSNAEVGGLLQNRSILEPYITDWLSPELSITDGMNGAAGVRQAGRLLLFTKINQVVQSIDKKIKTLSVGTNKKLMVFLLTGLSGGTGSGCFLDISYIVRGIIERDHGAAGIDRVNTLGYLFTPDINLANKSLSDHTREYIKKNGYAALKELDYWMNVDGRGERFKQQYGNILSVNSPLPPFNLCHLISATNAEGKLLENAYDYCMNVTAENITNFISSEEKQSGEEFAIHDYISNIRTNIAQMNKMYPANYDYNIIGASSAVLPIEEMTTYLAYRLFNKMDKMFDRAPSQDDVEKFAHKLGIDLETMMKTFDSRVPEPLPGFENSERLSYNNVVKMQAVNMDTELEQNFLARAREEYIKAKKQLPGEIVGQFTDQIRRTFLHPEQGPFYVSRLLYTEKGFCLLKMLLSYIETLRENLTRLPREIEAAREQAEERMGDAKSAFVSKDKKKNNYIEAKINEYWLLADVERMEQLIEFYEDLHTLLNNENNRIYNVFTEILNVLNSIFAKNGELLTKGDEQADHKGNKTYYWNIVGVPDISDVISRLMDKKDGDDLIRDFTQELLDHSNLWVKEQEVDIVSSISEFLTDKFGDLITKSMEEFLVMKYGNEESIEKFVERHIASKLDEEAVPVFHLSNSSGNLHVPSWGFVSVPVQAPSILRGIRNYQNNSIGKSHFTIKESEVKNRIFWLNTRNGVPLFVYTPLKVYEESYERTIMDKEGIGRHLVQTERVNWTFLPSPIPEKSWGDTYVNPRVKSYNARVRAEFVKAEGYRIIAEKDINNNLSSRYELRFTKPFSLAAELKPYNMQLDAAKPNLGEVKRALNELKRLLSEGLELESTKDIFGSFNEELAQENLIRSPEQLRLVREELAKYDAIAAKSSELEQLLHQHEDEGKGFDQFIEALYTDTICKKGALYVYDRDPEEEAWPPFANLMKSSNYVEQEVYESFRQLDEKSRSVLMRKAGRRVTEMTATEDTSQLLAKLEELFGIFLDARERLEYEKVELANGEEMHRFYKEMTTKLNEIRRKLK, from the coding sequence ATGAAACCAATCGTAAGAGAACATATACAGCAGCTTGATGTATCGCTTGGCGGAGGTATTGTCAGTGAGAAAATACGGGTAGACACCATTGACAATCCGATTTTGATTATTGGACTTGGCGGTACAGGGATTGATGCGCTGCTGCGCTTGAAATATCAGATTAATCGGCGCTTTAAGCTGCCTGAGGATCCTGTTTCCAAAAGGAAGATGGAGAAGCCAAGCAACGTGGAGTTTCTTGCCTTCGAAACGAACGAGCAGGATCGCAATAAAAAGTATAAGGGCATCGGTCTTGATCCGATTAATGAATTCGTGCTGCTATCCAATGCCGAGGTTGGGGGCTTGCTGCAAAACCGCAGTATTTTGGAGCCGTACATTACCGACTGGCTCTCGCCGGAGCTTAGCATTACCGATGGGATGAACGGAGCGGCAGGCGTGCGTCAAGCAGGACGGCTGCTGCTGTTTACGAAGATTAATCAGGTCGTGCAAAGCATTGACAAGAAGATCAAGACGCTGTCTGTCGGCACGAATAAGAAGCTGATGGTATTTCTGCTTACGGGTTTATCGGGCGGAACAGGAAGCGGCTGCTTCCTTGATATTTCCTATATCGTTAGAGGGATAATCGAGCGCGATCATGGCGCTGCGGGTATCGACCGCGTAAATACGCTTGGTTATTTGTTTACGCCGGACATTAATCTTGCGAACAAAAGCTTGAGTGATCATACGCGCGAGTACATTAAGAAAAACGGCTATGCAGCTCTGAAGGAGCTGGACTATTGGATGAATGTGGACGGTAGGGGAGAGCGCTTCAAGCAGCAGTACGGCAATATTTTATCCGTTAATTCGCCGCTTCCGCCATTTAACCTATGCCATCTTATTTCTGCTACTAATGCGGAAGGCAAGCTGCTTGAAAATGCCTATGATTACTGCATGAACGTAACAGCGGAGAACATTACGAACTTTATTTCGAGTGAAGAGAAGCAGTCGGGCGAGGAATTCGCCATTCATGACTATATTAGCAATATTCGGACGAATATCGCTCAAATGAACAAAATGTACCCGGCTAACTACGACTATAACATTATTGGTGCTTCCTCGGCGGTGCTGCCGATTGAGGAAATGACAACCTACTTAGCGTACCGTCTCTTCAACAAAATGGACAAAATGTTCGACAGGGCACCGAGTCAGGATGACGTGGAGAAGTTCGCGCACAAGCTGGGCATCGATCTCGAAACGATGATGAAGACGTTCGATTCGCGTGTGCCGGAGCCGCTCCCAGGCTTCGAGAACAGTGAGCGCCTAAGCTACAATAATGTGGTGAAGATGCAGGCAGTGAACATGGACACCGAGCTGGAGCAAAACTTCTTGGCACGTGCGCGAGAGGAATACATCAAAGCCAAAAAACAGCTTCCTGGTGAAATCGTTGGGCAATTTACTGATCAAATTCGGCGTACCTTCCTTCATCCGGAGCAGGGACCATTCTATGTGTCGCGTCTCCTTTATACGGAAAAGGGCTTCTGCCTGCTCAAGATGCTGCTCTCTTATATTGAGACGCTTCGCGAGAATCTGACACGTCTTCCACGAGAGATTGAAGCGGCTAGAGAGCAAGCGGAGGAGCGGATGGGCGATGCGAAGAGTGCGTTCGTGTCCAAGGATAAGAAGAAAAACAACTATATTGAAGCAAAAATAAATGAGTACTGGCTGCTTGCCGATGTCGAGCGCATGGAGCAATTGATTGAGTTTTATGAGGATTTGCATACGCTGCTGAATAATGAAAATAATCGGATTTACAACGTATTTACGGAAATTCTAAATGTGCTTAATTCGATTTTTGCCAAAAATGGCGAGCTTCTCACCAAAGGCGATGAGCAAGCGGATCACAAAGGAAACAAAACCTACTATTGGAATATTGTCGGCGTACCGGATATTTCCGATGTGATCAGCCGCTTGATGGACAAGAAGGACGGGGATGACCTGATTCGCGACTTTACGCAGGAGCTGCTGGACCATTCCAATCTGTGGGTGAAGGAGCAGGAGGTCGATATTGTCAGCTCCATCTCGGAATTTTTGACCGATAAATTTGGTGATCTGATTACGAAGTCGATGGAAGAGTTTCTCGTTATGAAATACGGGAACGAGGAATCGATCGAGAAGTTTGTCGAGCGCCATATCGCCAGCAAATTGGACGAGGAGGCTGTACCTGTATTCCATCTGAGCAATAGCTCGGGCAATTTGCATGTGCCGTCATGGGGCTTCGTGTCCGTACCGGTTCAAGCGCCTAGCATTTTGCGCGGTATTCGAAACTACCAAAACAACTCGATTGGCAAATCTCACTTTACCATTAAGGAAAGTGAGGTCAAAAATCGGATTTTCTGGCTGAATACGAGAAACGGTGTGCCTCTGTTCGTCTATACGCCGCTGAAGGTATATGAGGAAAGCTATGAGCGGACGATCATGGATAAGGAAGGGATTGGACGCCATTTGGTACAAACCGAGCGAGTCAATTGGACCTTCCTGCCATCGCCAATTCCAGAGAAATCATGGGGCGACACGTACGTTAATCCGCGAGTGAAAAGCTACAACGCAAGAGTACGTGCTGAGTTTGTTAAAGCCGAAGGCTATCGCATTATTGCGGAGAAGGACATTAACAATAACTTGAGCAGCCGATATGAGCTTCGTTTCACGAAACCTTTTTCGCTGGCGGCTGAATTAAAGCCATATAATATGCAGCTGGATGCTGCAAAGCCGAATTTGGGTGAGGTTAAACGAGCGTTGAATGAATTGAAGCGTCTGCTCTCGGAAGGTCTGGAGCTCGAATCGACGAAGGATATATTCGGAAGCTTCAATGAGGAGCTGGCGCAGGAAAATCTAATTCGTTCACCGGAGCAACTAAGGCTTGTTCGTGAGGAATTAGCGAAATACGACGCCATAGCGGCTAAGTCGAGCGAGCTTGAGCAGCTGCTGCACCAGCATGAGGATGAGGGAAAAGGCTTCGATCAGTTTATCGAGGCTCTATATACCGATACGATCTGCAAGAAGGGCGCTCTTTATGTGTATGACCGTGACCCGGAAGAGGAAGCATGGCCGCCATTCGCTAATTTAATGAAGAGCAGCAACTATGTGGAGCAAGAGGTCTATGAGAGCTTCCGACAGCTCGATGAGAAGAGCCGCAGCGTGCTTATGCGCAAAGCTGGCCGCAGAGTTACGGAAATGACAGCAACGGAAGATACCTCGCAGCTGCTGGCTAAGCTGGAGGAGCTGTTCGGCATTTTCTTGGATGCGCGCGAGCGTCTCGAATATGAGAAGGTCGAGCTGGCAAATGGCGAGGAGATGCATCGCTTCTACAAGGAAATGACGACAAAGCTTAATGAAATTCGCAGAAAGTTGAAATAG